The Streptococcus gwangjuense nucleotide sequence AGCTAGACTTAGATACACAAATAACCTCACTAGTAAATCTCTAAGTAAACCCAGAAATCAACATTTTAAGACAAAGCAAAAAGCCCCTAGAGTAGCTAAGGGCCGATTTATTTGCAAGGATAGGCAGGACTGTCGGGGCTCCTACATTTCTCGACCCACTATAAGTGGCGCGTTGGTGACAGATTCTCAACCTCTATCCTTCATGTCTTCATTATAGCACTTTTTTCTCAATTTTCAATCCGTGCATCTGAATTTATTGTCTATCTTTTTCTCTAGTGTCCTTCAACCATATTGCACTTCAACCTCACTCATGATTTCCAGCAAAGTTTTCCCGTTAATCTGTAAAGAAATTAACTCATCAAAAGATACCACTTTATATTCATTATCTCCAAGTACGACTACAATGTCATAAACAGAATTAGGAAAAATACCACATACTTGCCCCTTATAATCAAAAGAAGCGTCCCAACCATTGTCATACAATGCTCGTAAATCATCTAATATCGCCATAATATAGCTTAATTCTCCTATATAAGATATTCTACAACTTATCCAAAACCATACGAAAATTTATCCGGCAACTCTTTTCCTAACTGAATACTTTTATTCAAAGTATCTTTGACAAACGAAGAAAATTGTCCTAAATCATCTCTAACATAGCTATATTCCAAAGTAGTTTTATCGATCGTTGCAATTCCTCTACAACTTCCACTCACAATAGAATACTGCCTCTTAGACGAGCCATCTTCTATTTTGTACATCGTAATAATTTGTTTATCAATCTTTGTCATTTTCTATTTAGTATAAAATAAGGCACTGGAATTATTCTTGATTCTCAAAAATATAATTGCAACAACGTGTCAAAATCATCTTCGAAAACATTTTGACTATTTTGCTTTATTTGCTCAATGATTTTATCCTTTTTATCTCTGTCTAAAGGTAGTGTTTCAAACGCTTCTTCTTTTACTAAGAATTCACCATTTTCTCCCTGGAATTCTTTTGTAATTTTTCTAATATGACTCTCGAAATCGATAGATTGAAGTTCTTCGTCGTTGATGTTATCTTCAATCGCATCTAGTAACAAACTAATTGAAATTTTAATCATCTTTAAATACTTCCCTATGCGTAAATACCGCCACTTTATTCATCAAGTCATCCTCTGTGTAGTCAATTGTAAAAGTATCTAAATTAAAGATAGATTTAGGTGGAGTTGAATGAATCATAGGGACACTACGTACCCTATACTCTTTTTCTCCAATTCTAACAAACTGATTGATTTTCAAATCTGAAAAATCAGGATTCTCAACAGTAATAGAAATAAGACGATGCGCTATTTTATAAACATCAATTATCTTATTTTCCATGTTTAACTTATCCATAATTATTATTTTAATACTTATGTTCTTGGTAATCAAAACCTATTTTAGATTTAATACTATCAAATAAATCTAAAACAGACTTAGGAGTGTTCTTTTTAAAAGATACACGAGGCATATCTTTGTCAGGATAAACTTGGTCTACCCACTCATGAATTTGATTATAAAAAATCAAGAGCTCTTTGCTTGGTGGTATCATCATATCTAAAACGAAACCTCCTTTACTTTAACTTCATTATAAACTTTCCTATCCTAATATTCAATCAACAAGAGACCATTACGATAGCTTTTTAGAAAATGGTAAGTAGCCTTTTCTGTCTCTTTAATTCTCATGATTTGATTTCTTATACTCAATGAAAATCAAAATGCAAACTAGGAAGCTAGCCGCAGGCTGTGCTCGAGTTCAGCAGGCAAGAAATTAGCACGGTCAAACGTCCTTTTTTATTACCTAATAATACTATCATACCACATCTAGAAAACACACTAAATTATTAGTAATCCCCATCGATTTGCAGTATAATGATGGAAAGGTGGGTTGATACTCACGGTTCACTAAAAAGACTGGTTTGGCGAGTTTATGGAGGAGGGATTTATATGGATAGATCAAAAAAAACTTGGGTTATTGATGGATATTTATGGTTAAATTGCCCTGTTTGCGGAACTGAAGTTATGGACTATGATATCTGTGACGTCTGTCGTTGGCAAAATACAGGTATTATAAATATTGACGGTGGCCCAAATAAATTGACTCTAGCCGAAGCCAAAGAAGCTTACGCAAGGAGAAAAATCGTAAAAATTCTAGAATTTGATACAGTGTTGTTAAAAAACGGTCAAATGGCGACAATTGTCGAAAAGTTAAGTGAAGATACTTTTATTGCTGACATAGGTGATTCACCCAAAGACTGGGATACCATAACAATCACAATCAATGATATTGAAAAAGTAGTGTATAGAAATAGCTAATATATTTGTATAGTATTGAGAGTAACCTTAAATGAATAAGACTGGAAAAGAGAATTTGATAATCATTGATGGTCGAGAATATGTCCATTGTCCAGTATGTGGTACTATTACAGCAGTGTATGACATCTGTGACGTCTGTCAGTGGCAAAACACAGGAGAAACTAATATAGATGGTGGCCCTAATGAAATGACCCTTGCGGAGGCTAAAGAAGCTTATGTTAATGGAATTCCAATAATATAACAGAGTATAGTAACACGAAAGGAGAGACTGATGGAACTTAGAAGATTTAATAACAAGGTTGTCAGAATCACCGATATTGATGGCCAAATATTTGAAGGTGTAGCTCTTTACGAAGACAAAGATGTCCACGATGAAGAACTTGATGGGTTATCCGTTAATTCTGGAACCAGGTGGACTAAACTCTTTGAAGATGAAATAAAGGAAAT carries:
- a CDS encoding 16S rRNA processing protein RimM; its protein translation is MAILDDLRALYDNGWDASFDYKGQVCGIFPNSVYDIVVVLGDNEYKVVSFDELISLQINGKTLLEIMSEVEVQYG
- a CDS encoding CPCC family cysteine-rich protein, whose translation is MNKTGKENLIIIDGREYVHCPVCGTITAVYDICDVCQWQNTGETNIDGGPNEMTLAEAKEAYVNGIPII